The Saccharomycodes ludwigii strain NBRC 1722 chromosome II, whole genome shotgun sequence genome window below encodes:
- the GPI13 gene encoding mannose-ethanolamine phosphotransferase GPI13 (similar to Saccharomyces cerevisiae YLL031C | GPI13 | GlycosylPhosphatidylInositol anchor biosynthesis), whose product MPNSNQPKTSSTTLNPTTNNKKLKQDILDEQYVRKSMSLSKIPSTRQESEELRFYKHRISRFRITHTKYIILLFFLGLLQFISICFFAKGFLLTRHVIDDVSNLETVLKPPTFDKAVVLIIDALRYDFVVPVEPKQCLYPWQNKFTALYNTDNSFLFKFMADPPTTTLQRLKGLTTGSLPTFIDAGSNFNGEIITEDNLIKQLYLNDKRVLFTGDDTWDALFNPYLLDKSQFFESLNVWDLQTVDRGVMDFFNEYLFQKQKNDEWDVLIGHMLGVDHVGHKHGPNHYEMSNKLQEMNDFVANRLIPSIDENTVLFIMGDHGMDHTGNHGGDSQDELESTLFIYSPNKIFSSSNNAHNNHRQTVTVDQIDLVPTFAHLLGLPIPFNNLGWPIKEVVDVEVANKQTLDQLYTYQNVSKVISNKDVLTKLTQYYKLSDGINYQKLFLKNCKEKWAKFDLVSVGIGIGILAVSLVLIIVITKLIPSIVVGQMCHEFVPSIFLMCIISIVSLNSIFQILQQPSFLDNWVWCTLFALVIGIVVGCCIPIFDRYNLKWMFVKFAEDLNDYWSRVGAVMITLHALCFTSNSFTIWEDRIVAFLLTTVGFLSLYEFTFAPKRASTNALLSASNPEQQTSRKEMEMTTTDINSADVQSNRLNTYNNKLANISHVDSKIHDNNNNDQITISKSDTLPLGKFARIIGAYHSLIIILATRLASTITVCREEQGLQCKPTFLNANNYSWWCLFLCFLLIWFLPNCIKGYYNVSSSYQAAAPIWIGQFLKSALFLNFVYWGIYWYENNVGPIPFDITVWKFTLSRIIVGLSIIALNIGWAMGPTCIKLDIKNTDLKSPQATILGYSNVYGSQFFLLVINFLICVFLFNKPLAQLSLFLMVNQLLSILEIFDLLKLKENLVGPVALGLVSYQNFFTTGHQATIPSIQWDMGFILTEKVSFPFTHLGLIMNTFGPFILVSISIALLTLWKQPPGVLKPQTLLARIVSNCGMLLIYNTVLCLSSFAWVTHFRRHLMVWKIFCPRFMFACVCLIITQFVIIFITVGFASGRVIRQVNNIFWK is encoded by the coding sequence ATGCCAAACAGTAACCAGCCAAAGACTAGTTCTACTACCCTTAACCCCACcaccaacaataaaaagCTCAAACAGGACATACTAGATGAACAATATGTAAGGAAATCCATGAGTTTGAGTAAAATACCCAGTACAAGACAAGAAAGCGAGGAATTGAGATTTTATAAACATCGTATATCCAGGTTCAGAATAACACATACCAAATAcatcattttattattttttttgggccTATTGCAATTTATTTCCATTTGCTTTTTTGCAAAAGGGTTTCTTTTAACAAGACATGTGATCGACGATGTCTCTAACTTAGAAACCGTTTTAAAACCACCGACTTTCGATAAAGCTGTTGTACTAATTATAGATGCATTAAGATATGATTTTGTAGTACCCGTAGAACCAAAACAATGCTTATACCCTTGGCAAAATAAGTTTACTGCATTATATAATACCGATAACTCCTTTTTATTCAAGTTTATGGCTGATCCACCAACAACCACACTACAAAGATTAAAGGGGCTAACAACTGGCTCTTTGCCAACTTTTATTGATGCAGGGTCTAATTTTAATGGTGAAATCATAACAGAAGATAATCTAATTAAACAATTATATCTTAATGACAAGCgtgttttatttactgGTGATGATACCTGGGATGCCCTTTTCAATCCCTATCTATTAGATAAAAgtcaattttttgaatcCTTAAATGTCTGGGACTTGCAAACCGTTGATAGAGGCGTCATGGACTTTTTTAACGAATATTTGTTccaaaaacagaaaaatgATGAATGGGATGTTTTGATAGGTCATATGTTGGGTGTCGATCATGTAGGACATAAGCACGGTCCTAATCACTATGAAATGAGCAATAAGTTACAAGAGATGAACGACTTTGTGGCAAACCGGCTCATACCATCCATAGATGAAAATACAGTTTTGTTTATCATGGGCGATCATGGGATGGATCATACAGGCAACCATGGTGGGGATTCTCAGGACGAATTGGAAAGTACCCTATTTATATACTCTcccaataaaatattttcgtCATCAAACAATGCCCATAATAACCACCGTCAAACAGTCACGGTCGACCAAATAGATTTGGTACCAACTTTTGCCCACTTATTGGGGTTACCAATtccatttaataatttgggCTGGCCAATCAAAGAGGTTGTAGATGTTGAAGTAGCCAATAAACAAACATTAGACCAGCTTTATACCTACCAAAATGTTAGCAAAGTTATTTCTAATAAGGATGTTTTAACCAAGTTAACCCAATACTACAAGCTAAGTGACGGTATCAATTatcaaaaacttttcttgaaaaattgcaaagaaaaatggGCTAAATTCGATTTGGTCAGTGTTGGTATTGGTATTGGTATTTTAGCCGTGTCCTTGGTGCTAATTATTGTCATAACAAAGTTAATTCCATCAATTGTTGTTGGCCAAATGTGTCACGAATTTGTTCcatctatatttttaatgtgTATCATTAGTATTGTCAGTCTAAATTCAATTTTCCAAATCTTACAACAACCAAGTTTTTTAGATAATTGGGTTTGGTGTACACTATTTGCGTTGGTCAttggtattgttgttggGTGCTGTATTCCGATATTTGATAGATATAACTTGAAATGGATGTTCGTGAAATTTGCCGAAGATTTGAACGATTATTGGTCCAGAGTTGGTGCTGTTATGATTACTCTACACGCTCTTTGTTTTACATCTAATTCCTTCACAATCTGGGAAGATAGAATTGTGGCATTTCTTCTAACCACTGTTGGGTTCTTAAGTTTATACGAGTTTACATTTGCCCCAAAAAGAGCCTCAACAAACGCTTTATTGTCTGCATCGAATCCTGAACAACAAACTTcaagaaaagaaatggaAATGACTACCACCGATATTAATTCTGCTGATGTTCAGTCAAACCGTTTAAATACGTACAATAACAAGCTTGCAAACATATCGCACGTTGATTCTAAAATtcatgataataataataatgatcaAATAACTATTTCAAAATCAGATACCCTACCCTTGGGCAAGTTTGCTAGAATCATAGGCGCTTATCattctttaataataatcttggCCACTAGGTTGGCATCGACTATAACCGTTTGTCGAGAAGAACAAGGCCTACAATGCAAGCCAACTTTTCTTAATGCAAATAACTATTCGTGGTggtgtttatttttatgctTCTTGCTAATTTGGTTTCTACCAAACTGCATCAAGGGCTACTACAATGTATCTAGCTCCTATCAAGCGGCTGCACCCATTTGGATTGgccaatttttaaaaagcgcattatttttaaactttgtATACTGGGGCATATATTGGTACGAAAATAATGTAGGACCAATTCCTTTTGATATAACTGTCTGGAAGTTCACTTTAAGTAGAATTATAGTAGGTCTTTCCATCATAGCGCTAAATATTGGCTGGGCTATGGGACCAACATGTATCAAATTAGACATCAAAAACACAGATTTGAAGAGTCCCCAAGCTACCATATTGGGATATTCTAATGTCTATGGTTCCCAATTCTTTTTGCTagttattaattttctaatatgcgtttttttattcaacaaACCTCTAGCACagttatctttatttttgatggTCAACCAGCTGTTAAGCATTTTGGAAATTTTTGatcttttgaaattaaaggAAAATTTGGTAGGACCTGTTGCTTTAGGATTAGTAAGTTATCAAAACTTTTTCACTACAGGCCACCAAGCTACAATCCCTTCTATACAATGGGATATGGGCTTTATTTTAACTGAAAAAGTATCTTTTCCATTCACACATTTGGGCTTAATAATGAATACATTTGGTCCATTCATACTTGTAAGTATTAGCATTGCGTTATTGACATTATGGAAGCAGCCACCAGGGGTATTAAAACCACAAACTTTATTAGCAAGAATCGTATCAAACTGTGGAATGTTGTTAATCTACAATACTGTTTTGTGTTTGAGTAGTTTTGCTTGGGTTACTCACTTTAGAAGACATTTAATGgtttggaaaattttcTGCCCCAGATTTATGTTTGCATGTGTGTGTTTGATTATTACACAGTTTGTGATAATATTCATCACTGTCGGGTTTGCTTCAGGGAGAGTTATTAGACAAGTTAACAACATTTTCTGGAAATGA
- the FRA1 gene encoding aminopeptidase P (similar to Saccharomyces cerevisiae YLL029W | FRA1 | Fe Repressor of Activation) codes for MKSSNTTAKQPFKPCDNCTCSRGLLYRQQSRRSILFRQISRRSSLLTSTTPYNVGSNTSINDEDSVYSSDQIGCSSRNINTTKRLLSLRKEMIKKDLCCYIVPSEDEHQSEYVSFADQRRAFISGFTGSAGVACITRDVLNFNLDAPEGKCVLSTDGRYFNQATQELDYNWSLLRQGVDKTTWEEWCVNEAYEMSKGLGNSKKKLKIGIDPKLITIAEVSKFQKLIEDKDYNNCVELVPVETNLIDLIWDQFEDAPSRALKPLFMLDEEKFAGEPFVEKRNRLLKYLDEKHKNGMVSDSSPTFISIALDEISWFTNLRGEDIDYNPVFYSYLIVTCKDTLLYTDNEYSSEIKEYFARNNIIVKPYNDFWKELERLSATNNTASTNTIAGNKSSSILIPNNSSWAIVNKLKNNYYRAIESPLEVFKAVKNHTEICNARKAQVKDGVALVQYFSWLENELVKKQSLIDEYKASCKLTSIRETQSNFRGNSFETISSTGSNAAIIHYSPSEENCSMIDPLKIYLCDSGSQFLEGTTDITRTFHFTEPKQEEIDNYTLVLKGNLALERLIIPEGTSGYNIDVIARQFLWSQGLDYRHGTGHGVGSYLNVHEGPIGIGFRPHLVEFPLKEGNIITNEPGYYKDGEYGIRIENDMLVVKTDLKFGDKGFLKFENLTLVPYCKKLINVKMLTSEEKRQINEYHTRVWASIVPFLQPQSLAYKWLKRETSKIK; via the coding sequence ATGAAATCAAGTAATACCACAGCAAAACAGCCTTTTAAACCATGTGATAATTGTACCTGTTCTAGGGGACTATTATATAGACAGCAATCCAGAAggtctattttatttagaCAAATATCCAGAAGAAGTTCACTGTTGACATCAACAACACCTTACAATGTAGGCTCCAATACTAGTATAAACGACGAAGATAGCGTCTATTCAAGTGATCAGATTGGATGTTCATCAAGAAACATCAATACCACCAAGAGATTATTAAGTTTGAGAAAAgagatgataaaaaaagatttatgTTGCTATATAGTACCAAGTGAGGATGAACATCAATCCGAATATGTTTCTTTTGCTGATCAAAGAAGAGCTTTTATCAGCGGGTTTACTGGTAGTGCGGGTGTTGCTTGTATAACCCGTGATGTTTTAAACTTCAACTTGGATGCTCCAGAGGGGAAATGTGTTTTGAGTACTGATGGTAGGTATTTTAACCAAGCCACCCAGGAGTTGGATTACAACTGGTCGTTGCTGAGACAAGGAGTTGATAAGACAACATGGGAAGAATGGTGTGTAAACGAGGCCTATGAAATGAGCAAAGGTTTGGGCAATTCCAAGAAAAAGTTGAAGATCGGGATTGATCCAAAATTGATTACTATTGCTGAAGTTAGTAAGttccaaaaattaattgaagATAAAGACTACAATAACTGTGTCGAGTTGGTCCCTGTCGAGACAAATTTGATTGATTTGATTTGGGACCAGTTTGAAGATGCTCCTTCAAGGGCTTTGAAACCACTTTTCATGCTGGACGAAGAAAAGTTTGCAGGGGAACCTTTTGTGGAAAAACGTAATAGATTGCTTAAATATCTAGATgaaaaacacaaaaatgGTATGGTTTCTGATTCTTCGCCAACCTTTATTTCTATTGCCTTAGATGAGATTAGCTGGTTTACCAACCTTAGAGGCGAGGATATTGACTATAACCCcgttttttattcttatttgaTTGTTACGTGTAAAGACACGCTCTTATATACTGATAATGAATACAGCTCTGAgataaaagaatattttgctaggaataatattatagtTAAGCCATACAACGATTTTTGGAAAGAGTTGGAACGCTTATCCGCTACCAATAATACTGCTAGCACAAATACTATTGCTGGTAACAAAAGTTCATCCATATTGATACCAAACAACAGTAGTTGGGCCATTgttaataaattgaaaaacaattattatcGGGCCATTGAGTCGCCATTAGAAGTTTTCAAAGCCGTGAAAAATCATACTGAGATATGTAATGCCCGCAAAGCGCAAGTCAAAGATGGTGTTGCTTTGgtccaatatttttcatgGTTGGAAAATGAATTGGTCAAAAAACAGAGTTTGATTGATGAATATAAGGCTAGTTGTAAATTAACTAGTATAAGAGAAACGCAAAGTAATTTTAGGGGCAATTCCTTTGAAACGATTTCATCAACTGGTAGTAATGCGGCTATTATTCATTATTCACCAAGCGAAGAGAATTGTAGTATGATTGATCCACTTAAGATATATCTATGTGATTCTGGATCTCAGTTTTTGGAGGGGACCACTGATATTACCAGAACATTTCATTTTACCGAGCCAAAACAAGAAGAGATTGATAATTACACTTTAGTTTTAAAAGGTAATTTAGCTTTGGAGAGGTTGATAATTCCAGAAGGTACTAGTGGTTACAATATTGATGTTATTGCTAGGCAATTTTTGTGGAGCCAAGGCTTAGATTACAGACACGGGACAGGACACGGGGTAGGATCGTATTTAAATGTGCACGAGGGACCTATTGGTATTGGATTTAGACCTCACTTGGTTGAATTTCCACTTAAAGAAGGGAATATAATTACCAACGAACCTGGGTATTATAAGGATGGTGAGTATGGTATTAGAATTGAAAACGATATGCTAGTTGTTAAAACTGATTTGAAATTTGGTGATAAAGggtttttgaaatttgaaaacttGACGCTGGTTCCGTATTGtaagaaattaattaatgtTAAGATGTTAACAAGTGAGGAAAAAAGACAGATTAATGAATATCATACCAGAGTTTGGGCTTCGATTGTCCCATTTTTACAACCGCAAAGTTTGGCTTATAAATGGTTAAAGAGAGAAACCAGTAAAattaagtaa
- the NPR3 gene encoding Npr3p (similar to Saccharomyces cerevisiae YHL023C | NPR3 | Nitrogen Permease Regulator), giving the protein MLLNIPNNCLVGILLTVTSHSGPQFVYHFPPSSNIIKQQKQHRSNNDDNHNLNTADLSTLNSRVTENTFSISSNTTATAMQASTNSTADKSGLDYLNNEQNDNNIISENIYDNDNENEDPNNNFDDPVNYDDDESVLTDTELSTDYADYSDSSSDDDGETDDNHSVLTEEVNSSNVSEVQFFTGTTQDDSQNTKNSVNNAKNIDAQKIFQLLEDNTSSSASKQNFNVKNRQTLDNNSNSVKEKLSKKNSLKLNERFKASYTEYVEDNEDSNYNPEDTKLYSDYLTYIDDLFPSDQKVLSSKILNYEQEFLAEFCCPPKEMCNSRFEFTVDELCFLSLPFHVDDEGNWRKGKNSKKRGKGKSGKNNKHVDKLDTTERSSLTGSADEKKKKKKKVVDKNEITDENEIYMFNVCFVMNPSLVEYNERVDDIYHYIITRFSLILRYAQSKTNYVGEEVNKILKIREKYPMSQNLYKKILMQSSLARAITDCYRYLKDNKIANLVIDEDKFISLQIPIKNEFSHLPNVKLDPVLKGSYLSSILNRRFLTRTSLGNHNNDSNANSNNGGGDTILDDPSTNNKSNEFNDSDEYLDFDEVYENDDLLDYALILLKDPVDIIEEIKEASFENDVSTIIMTSLIKNLKPTLPLKYYKQLISDILNNTDSGSSTMAQNKSGKHLKNKDVNSDLGGDSDDKFEFSPEFCLNMLRSFALHFMYWRYARVILPISSRNSYIVSPLAPISGKTLTDFDVDFDYYCQNKISEEIIIPPLIYQNSEKFMSKFPSLPRLPNFLGLLSSTTPRPYGSYIPSKDHKPLYLSALTWLIRYGYVTQLLTFVWIRVDKKIKLAVEEDLEKEGILRFRGNVNNASAITNINNNSNSNNDGNDASNGNANNDANNNNNNNNNNNNNGNHTNNNGNTNNYYYLDNNSEGGAGTRNTTNNAYKSLEHNASVISALNMEVKEEYEEEEEEEEEEEEEEEEEDNGYTIIYEPRKATAIEKRWLYKCVKDQPPDIQFIFHKLLNYFNGRTPMELILNREHFTKQELKRLFQNLDKYIVEVKHW; this is encoded by the coding sequence ATGTTACTCAACATCCCAAATAATTGTTTGGTGGGGATACTTTTAACGGTTACCTCACACTCTGGCCCACAGTTTGTTTACCATTTCCCCCCATCTTCAAACATTATCAAACAGCAAAAGCAACATCGCAGTaacaatgatgataatCATAACCTTAATACCGCAGATCTATCAACTCTAAATAGCCGAGTCACTGAAAACACCTTCAGCATAAGTTCCAATACTACAGCAACTGCCATGCAAGCTAGTACTAACAGTACCGCAGATAAGTCTGGTTTGGATTATCTTAACAACGAACAAAAcgataataacattatATCTGAAAACATATATGATAAcgataatgaaaatgaagatcCTAACAATAATTTCGATGACCCCGTCAACTACGACGATGATGAATCCGTTTTAACTGATACAGAATTATCTACTGATTATGCCGACTATTCTGACAGTAGCAGTGATGACGATGGTGAGACAGATGACAACCATTCTGTACTTACCGAAGAAGTTAATAGCAGCAACGTTTCAGAGGTGCAGTTCTTTACTGGTACTACTCAAGATGACAgtcaaaatacaaaaaatagtGTTAATAATGCAAAGAATATCGATGCGCAGAAAATATTCCAATTATTAGAGGATAATACATCTTCAAGTGCCAGCAAGCAGAACTTTAATGTGAAAAATAGACAAACCCttgataataacagtaatagtgtcaaagaaaaactaaGTAAGAAAAATAGTTTGAAACTAAATGAAAGATTTAAAGCTTCATATACAGAATATGTGGAGGACAATGAGGACAGCAACTATAATCCAGAAGACACAAAATTGTACTCCGATTATTTAACTTATATTGACGATCTATTCCCTTCTGatcaaaaagttttaagttccaaaatattaaactATGAACAGGAATTTCTAGCAGAATTCTGTTGTCCTCCCAAGGAAATGTGTAATTCAAGATTTGAATTTACTGTAGATGAACTGTGTTTTTTAAGTTTGCCCTTTCACGTGGACGATGAGGGGAACTGGAGAAAGGGtaaaaattctaaaaaaagaggtaAAGGTAAAAGcggtaaaaataataagcaCGTCGATAAATTAGATACCACGGAAAGATCATCATTGACTGGTTCTgctgatgaaaaaaaaaaaaaaaaaaaaaaagttgttgataaaaatgaaattacGGATGAAAATGAGATTTATATGTTTAATGTATGTTTTGTGATGAACCCATCATTAGTAGAGTATAATGAACGTGTTGACGATATCTATCATTATATAATTACAAggttttctttaattttacgTTATGCGCaatcaaaaacaaactaTGTCGGTGAGGAggttaataaaattttgaaaattagaGAAAAATACCCTATGAGTCAAaatttatacaaaaaaattttaatgcAATCGTCATTAGCAAGGGCCATTACTGATTGTTATAGATATTTAAAGGACAACAAAATAGCAAATTTGGTCATAGACGAGGATAAATTCATCTCCCTACAAATCCCAATCAAAAACGAATTTAGTCATCTTCCCAACGTCAAATTAGACCCCGTCTTAAAAGGCTCATATCTAAGCAGCATTTTGAATAGAAGATTTTTGACAAGAACGAGTTTAGGCAACcataataatgatagtaatgctaatagtaataatggcGGTGGCGATACCATTCTGGATGATCCCTctactaataacaaaagCAACGAATTTAATGACTCTGACGAGTATTTGGATTTTGATGAAGTTTATGAAAACGATGATTTACTAGATTATGCCttgattttattgaaaGACCCCGTTGATATCATTGAAGAGATTAAGGAGGCTTCTTTTGAGAACGATGTCAGCACCATAATAATGACatcattaattaaaaacttaaaaCCTACATTACCtttgaaatattataaGCAACTAATTTCTGATATTTTGAACAACACCGATAGTGGGAGCTCAACCATGGcccaaaataaaagtggGAAACACTTAAAGAACAAAGATGTCAATAGTGATCTTGGGGGTGATAGTGATgataaatttgaattttcccctgaattttgtttaaatatGCTAAGATCATTTGCCTTGCATTTCATGTATTGGAGATATGCACGTGTAATTTTACCAATTTCTTCTCGAAATTCGTATATCGTTTCACCGTTGGCTCCTATATCGGGGAAAACTTTGACAGATTTTGATGttgattttgattattattgtcagaATAAAATCTCAGAAGAAATAATTATCCCCCCattaatttatcaaaatagTGAAAAATTCATGTCTAAATTCCCCAGCTTACCTAGACTACCCAACTTTTTAGGTCTATTATCTTCAACAACACCTAGGCCATATGGTTCGTATATTCCATCTAAAGATCATAAACCATTGTACCTAAGTGCATTAACTTGGCTTATCAGATATGGTTATGTAACTCAATTATTAACTTTTGTATGGATTAGAGTCgataagaaaataaaacttgctgtagaagaagatttagaaaaagaaggtATTTTGCGTTTTAGGGGAAATGTTAATAATGCTTCTGCTATtaccaatattaataataatagtaatagtaataatgatggTAATGATGCTAGTAATGGCAATGCTAATAAtgatgctaataataataataataataataataataataataataacggcaatcatactaataataatggcaatactaataattattactacttAGATAATAATTCCGAAGGTGGAGCTGGTACAAGAAATACAACCAACAATGCTTACAAAAGTTTGGAACATAACGCTTCTGTTATATCTGCATTAAATATGGAAGTGAAAGAAGAAtatgaagaagaggaagaggaagaggaagaagaagaagaagaagaagaagaagaggataATGGATATACAATAATATATGAACCACGTAAAGCAACAgctattgaaaaaagatggTTATATAAATGTGTTAAGGATCAACCACCTGatattcaatttattttccacaaattattaaattattttaatggCAGAACTCCTATGgaattgattttaaatagAGAACACTTTACCAAACAAGAGTTGAAGAGgttatttcaaaatttagACAAATATATTGTAGAAGTTAAACACTGGtag